One stretch of Amycolatopsis tolypomycina DNA includes these proteins:
- the helR gene encoding RNA polymerase recycling motor ATPase HelR yields the protein MSNQGYDEELREERAYVAALYERLDRERAAAQARYHGALGQTGVQPGERDNDVRFRSREAARLDVADNGLCFGRLDALSGETSYIGRIGLFDAENDYEPFLLDWRAPAARPFYVATAATPENMRRRRQFHTVGRRVLDFTDEVLGRPGDTERGDAALLAAVNAPRGDGMRDIVATIQAEQDEIIRLGHAGVLVVEGGPGTGKTAVALHRVAYLLYTRRERMSRSGVLVVGPSPLFLDHIGRVLPSLGESDVVFTTTGGLVPGLRVTAEDAPEVARLKGSLEILDVLAAAVADRQQVPVEPVPIDLGDVTVALDADLVAEARHTARGTGLPHNEARAVFREHVVALVAERGVAKIGEGWLTREDRGLWADLRADVLDELAEHEALGAALDGLWPYLTPETLLAPLYMSPRRLEAAGADPALFRADGTAWTVSDVPLLDELVDLLGRDDAGERAAARRRAEAEAEYAAGVMDLMKLDAEELDEDVALVAEDLLHADELAGRFTEHDTRDLAERAAADRDWTYGHVVVDEAQELSEMDWRVLMRRCPSRSFTVVGDLAQRRSAAGATAWGPVFAPYVGDRWVYRELTVNYRTPAEIMTVAGALLARFAPAARPPESVRACGVRPWSRRVDDGDLPEAIEDFVRDEAGREGTSVVIGPLGVPGTIPAAAAKGLEFDAVLVVEPERILAAGPRGAAELYVALTRATQRLGVLHRDPLPAALTGLVEAGVPARSGHRRFL from the coding sequence TTGTCAAACCAGGGGTACGACGAGGAATTGCGGGAAGAACGGGCCTACGTCGCCGCGCTGTACGAGCGGCTCGACCGCGAGCGCGCGGCGGCGCAGGCCCGGTACCACGGCGCACTCGGGCAAACCGGTGTGCAGCCGGGGGAACGGGACAACGACGTCCGGTTCCGGTCGCGGGAGGCGGCCCGGCTGGACGTCGCCGACAACGGGCTCTGCTTCGGCCGGCTGGACGCCCTTTCGGGCGAAACCAGCTACATCGGCCGTATCGGGCTCTTCGACGCGGAAAACGACTACGAACCCTTCCTGCTCGATTGGCGGGCACCCGCGGCGCGGCCGTTCTACGTCGCCACCGCGGCGACGCCGGAAAACATGCGCCGCCGTCGCCAATTCCACACGGTGGGCCGCCGGGTCCTCGATTTCACCGACGAGGTCCTGGGGCGTCCGGGCGACACCGAGCGCGGGGACGCGGCCCTGCTCGCGGCCGTCAACGCGCCCCGCGGCGATGGCATGCGGGACATCGTCGCGACGATCCAGGCCGAGCAGGACGAGATCATCCGCCTGGGCCACGCGGGCGTGCTGGTGGTCGAAGGCGGCCCCGGCACCGGCAAGACGGCCGTCGCCCTGCACCGGGTGGCGTACCTGCTCTACACCCGGCGCGAGCGGATGTCGCGCAGCGGCGTGCTCGTCGTCGGGCCGAGCCCGCTGTTCCTCGACCACATCGGCCGCGTGCTGCCGTCGCTCGGCGAGTCGGACGTCGTCTTCACGACGACCGGCGGACTCGTCCCCGGCCTGCGCGTCACCGCCGAGGACGCGCCGGAGGTAGCGCGGCTCAAGGGGTCGCTGGAGATCCTCGACGTGCTGGCCGCCGCGGTCGCCGATCGCCAGCAGGTGCCGGTCGAGCCGGTGCCGATCGACCTGGGTGACGTCACCGTGGCGCTCGACGCCGACCTCGTGGCCGAAGCCCGGCACACAGCGCGCGGGACCGGGCTGCCGCACAACGAAGCCCGCGCGGTCTTCCGCGAGCACGTCGTGGCGCTCGTCGCCGAGCGCGGGGTGGCGAAGATCGGCGAAGGCTGGCTGACGCGGGAGGACCGCGGGTTGTGGGCGGACCTGCGCGCCGACGTCCTCGACGAGCTCGCGGAGCACGAAGCGCTCGGCGCCGCGCTCGACGGGCTGTGGCCGTACCTGACGCCGGAGACGCTGCTGGCGCCGCTGTACATGTCGCCGCGCCGGCTCGAGGCCGCCGGCGCCGATCCGGCGTTGTTCCGCGCGGACGGCACCGCCTGGACCGTGTCCGACGTGCCGTTGCTCGACGAGCTGGTCGACCTGCTCGGCCGGGACGACGCCGGGGAACGCGCGGCCGCGCGGCGGCGGGCCGAAGCCGAGGCCGAGTACGCCGCCGGCGTCATGGACCTCATGAAACTGGACGCCGAGGAGCTGGACGAGGACGTCGCGCTGGTCGCCGAGGACCTGCTCCACGCCGACGAGCTGGCCGGGCGGTTCACCGAGCACGACACGCGCGACCTCGCCGAGCGGGCGGCCGCGGACCGCGACTGGACGTATGGGCACGTCGTCGTCGACGAGGCGCAGGAACTGTCCGAAATGGACTGGCGGGTGCTGATGCGGCGGTGCCCGAGCCGGTCGTTCACGGTCGTCGGCGACCTCGCCCAGCGCCGCTCGGCGGCCGGGGCGACGGCGTGGGGCCCGGTGTTCGCGCCGTACGTCGGCGACCGCTGGGTGTACCGCGAGCTGACCGTGAACTACCGGACCCCGGCGGAGATCATGACGGTCGCGGGCGCGCTGCTGGCCCGCTTCGCGCCGGCCGCGCGGCCGCCCGAATCGGTGCGCGCGTGCGGGGTCCGGCCGTGGTCCAGACGAGTGGACGACGGTGACCTGCCCGAGGCCATCGAGGACTTCGTCCGCGACGAGGCCGGCCGCGAAGGCACCAGCGTCGTGATCGGTCCGCTCGGTGTCCCGGGAACGATCCCGGCCGCCGCGGCCAAAGGACTGGAGTTCGACGCCGTGCTCGTTGTCGAGCCGGAGCGGATCCTGGCCGCGGGCCCGCGCGGCGCGGCCGAGCTCTACGTCGCGCTCACGCGCGCCACGCAGCGCCTCGGGGTGCTGCACCGGGATCCGCTCCCGGCGGCGCTGACCGGCCTCGTCGAGGCCGGGGTGCCCGCGAGGTCCGGGCACCGGCGATTCCTGTAG